The following DNA comes from Methanosarcina vacuolata Z-761.
GATATGGATTTAGAAAAGCTCTGCACCATGCTGAACAATTCTCAAAGATCAGTGGAGAAAAATCAAGGGAACTGGTTAACAAGCTGTTAGAACTCGAAAAAATGAAGCCTTCAATTGCGATCAGGATCGCAGATATTCTGCCTCAATCCAGGGATGAAATCCGATCAATCTACGCTAAA
Coding sequences within:
- a CDS encoding RNA polymerase Rpb4 family protein, which gives rise to MIVKEVLSEELLTLAEVRDLLNRIAEERREKGLEVGYGFRKALHHAEQFSKISGEKSRELVNKLLELEKMKPSIAIRIADILPQSRDEIRSIYAKEKYTLSNEELDQILDYVLEAIE